One Dromiciops gliroides isolate mDroGli1 chromosome 3, mDroGli1.pri, whole genome shotgun sequence DNA segment encodes these proteins:
- the TM4SF20 gene encoding transmembrane 4 L6 family member 20, which translates to MTCCEGFTSCNGFSLMVLLLLAVALNAVPLVIYKLQDDEVISCFEWWLPGILGAGVLAIPATTMALSARKRKGCNNRCGMILTSFLSILTIGGALYCVLVSLLALFEGPLFCNYNYNNKNITISNCTFSMETLRHIHQHMNESLTLQWFYSTCESDLNNSTTISSEEKKLKIIHLTVFTGLVLVGLLEILFSISQIVIGVLGCCCGVSKQRNRRTW; encoded by the exons ATGACTTGCTGCGAAGGCTTCACATCCTGCAATGGATTTAGCTTGATGGTTCTGTTGCTGTTGGCAGTGGCTCTCAATGCAGTACCACTAGTTATTTACAAACTTCAAGATGATGAGGTGATATCTTGCTTTGAATGGTGGTTGCCTGGAATCCTAGGAGCAGGTGTGCTG GCCATTCCTGCAACTACAATGGCGTTGTctgcaaggaaaagaaaaggttgcAACAACAGATGTGGA ATGATCCTGACATCTTTTTTGAGCATACTGACTATTGGTGGTGCTTTGTATTGTGTTTTGGTGTCTTTACTGGctctttttgaaggacctctcttttgcaactacaactacaacaacaaaaacatcacTATATCCAATTGTACATTTTCAATGGAAACCTTAAG gcACATTCACCAGCACATGAATGAGTCACTTACTCTACAGTGGTTTTACAGTACCTGTGAGTCTGATCTCAACAATTCTACCACCATTAGCTCTGAAGAAAAGAAGCTTAAGATTATTCACCTTACAGTATTTACTGGTTTAGTTTTGGTTGGGCTTCTTGAGATTTTATTCAGTATCAGTCAGATAGTGATTGGGGTGCTTGGCTGCTGCTGTGGAGTTTCTAAgcagagaaacagaagaacatgGTAA